Below is a genomic region from Acetobacter ghanensis.
CAAGCAGCTTTTCATCCATCGGCCATGTTGCGCGGGTGGGGTACAGGCTCTGGCGTATGGCCCTGTCATGGCTAAAACGCTGGCGTTGTTCCACCGCATCTGTCAGCTCTTCAAACGCGTTGGCCAGTTCCATGCCTGCTGCGTACAGTTCAAAGCGCAGGGCAACACGGGGGTCGGTGGGGTCTTTGCGGGCAAGGGCTGCCTGACTGGCTGGCCAGTGGGTTAAAAAGGTGGGGCGCGTCTGGCCAATGGCCGGTTCGATTCGTTCCAGCAATAGACGAAAAAACAGATCTTCCCACGTTTCTCCATCGCGCAGGGTGCAGTGTGCTGCATCGGCAAGAGCCTGCGCCTGCCCCTCTGTTGGCAGCAGATCGACACCGGCATGGCGGCGGAACGCGTCCTCTATGCTCAGACGTTCAAACGGAAGGCTCAGGTCAAGCGTGCACGCATTGCGGCACAAGGTGGGAGGCAGAACGGCTTTGAGCAGGGCTTCCGTCTCGTCCATCAGGCCACTTAGGGCCATGCCGGGGCGGTACCATTCCAGCATGGTAAATTCCGGTGCATGGGTCGCGCTGGCCTCGCCATTGCGCCAGACCCGGGCGAACTGGAACAGCGGTAGCCCGGTAGCTGCGACAATGCGCTTCATGGCAAATTCGGGACTGGTGTGCAGGAATAGCGTCTGGTGCTGGCCGTCGGGTGTTTCCTGCATGGTCTGGAAGGGGAGGAGGTGCACTTCCTCACCCGGAGCAGGCACAGCACAGGGTGTTTCTACCTCCATGCAGCCGCGTGCTTCCAAAAACGCACGGACCCCACGCAAGACCAGATTGCGGCGGATTAAAAAGGGTAGCCGATCGCGGATACGTTCGGGGTCAGGACTACCGAAGGGCAGATGAGATGTTGCAGACACAGACATGGGCAGAGTAGAGCCGGTACATGTCTTCCCCGGTCAAGCCCCCTTTTGCGATCAGCCGTACGCTGCGCACCCCAGATGAACTGATTGCCGCCGGCATGGTCCCGCCTGCTCATCGGGCGGAATTACAGGCCGTTGGCCAGCACTACGCAACAGCCGTGCCCCCCGCTTTTGCAGCACTCATGCAAAGTCCAACGGACCCTATTGGTGTGCAGGTCATTCCCTCAGCGCAGGAACTGGTGGTCTCCCCCGCAGAACGGTCCGACCCGATCGGTGATGATGCGCTCTCCCCCGTGCCCGGTATTGTGCACCGCTACGCGGACCGGGCTTTGCTTAAGCCCCTGCTGGTGTGCCCGTTATACTGCCGCTTTTGCTTCCGGCGTGAGCATGTAGGCCCAGATGGCGGGGTGCTGGACGAAGAGGCCCTGAGTCGTGCGTTGGACTGGCTGCGCACGCATGAGCAGATCCGGGAGGTTATTCTAACTGGCGGAGACCCGCTCATGCTTTCACCCCGGCGGCTAGGGGAGATTGTTCAGGCTCTTTCTGGCATGGCGCATGTTACCACCATTCGGGTGCATACGCGTGTGCCTGTGGCCGCCCCGGAGCGCGTTACTGACACCCTGCTGGATGCGCTGGAAACAGACAAGGCCATGTGGATGGCAGTGCACATGAACCACGCGCGGGAAATGGCCCCCCCAACGCGGGATAGCCTGCGCCGCATTGTAAGGCGGGGTATTCCACTGTTAGGGCAGTCGGTGCTGCTACGGGGAGTGAATGATAGCGAGGAAGCCCTCGAAGCCCTCTTCCGCACCATGGTGGAAAACCGGATGCGGCCATACTACCTGCACCAGCTCGACCCCGCGCCGGGTACGGCGCATTTTCATGTGCCGGTGGAAAGGGGGCAGCAGCTTCTGGCAGGGCTTCGGGGTCGTGTAACGGGGCTGGCTTGGCCCATTTATGTTCTCGATATTCCCGGCGGGTACGGCAAGGTCCCACTGGGGCCGGACTATATTCTCGGCCCCAAGCAGGTGCGTGACCCGGAGGGCGCGGTCCATAATCTGGACCGGCTGTAAGCGGTAGCAGAGGGCGGTTTATTCCCCTATGGCGGCCCCGCCGGGGTGGCGGCGGTCTGCGCCACCATAGAAGCGAGCGGCCCCTTTGGTGTTCAGGTCGGGACCGCCGATTAGAATACCTTCGGGAATACCCCATGGCGCGTGGAGCACAAAGCTATATCCTTCCTGCTCCAAGGTCTGTTGTACTTGTGGCGTAAGTGCCCCGGTTTCCACTTCCACGCTTTCGGGCATCCACTGTTCGTGCAGGCGAGGCAGGTCTATGGCCTGCTGGATGTTCAGCCCGTAATCCACCACGCCCAGAATAACAGACAGAATTGTGGTGGGGATGCGTGAACCACCGGGGCTGCCGATGACCATGACCGGCCTGTCATTACGAGAGATAATGGTGGGCGCCATGGAAGAAAGGGGTGTTTTGCCCGGCGCTATGGCGTTGGCCTTACTGCCGGGAATGCCAAACATGTTGCGCGCGCCGGGTTTGATGGAAAAATCATCCATCTCGTCATTCATGACAATGCCGGTATCTCCGCCTACGACCTTGGCGCCAAACCAGCCGTTGAGCGTGTAGGTGGTGGAAATGGCAAATCCATTCTGGTCGATAACGGAAAACTGCGTGGTTTCCGGTTTTTCTGGAGACGCATCGCCTGCGCGTAGGTCAGCCGAGGGTATGGCGCGGTCGGTGGGCATGTGCGCACGCACACTGGCAATGTAGGCGGGGTCCAGCAGGCTGCTGACCGGGTTATGGATAAAAGCCGGGTCCCCCAGATTCCGGCGGTCGGAATAGGCGTGACGCATGGCTTCAATTTCGTGCTGGAGAGCCGGGGCAGAATGCAGGCCAAGGGCGTGCATGTCATACCCTGCCAGAATCTCAAGCATTTCGCACAAGGCTATGCCCCCGGCACTGGGAGGTGGGGCTGTTTCTACCAGCAGCCCTCGGTAAGAGCAGGTTATGGGGGGCAGTTCGCGCGGTTGGTAATGCGCAAAATCCTCGGCCTGCAAAATGCCGCCATGAGCCTGAGATTGGGCGAGAATGCTGGCGGTGATTGGCCCTTTGTAAAAGGCATCGGCCCCTTTTTGCGCAATCAGTTCCAGCGAGCGTGCCAGATCCTTCTGTACCAGTCTGTCTCCGGGTTGGAGGGGGGAGCCATCAGGGCGCAGAAAAATTTTGCTGGCGTAAGGGTCTTTACGGAATGCTGCGGTGGAGGTGTTCAGGAGCTCAACATCGCCTTCCTCCAGCACAAATCCATCCCGAGCCAGTTTGATGGCTGGTGCGATAACTGTCTGCCGTGGCAGGTGCCCCCAGCGTTTATGCACGGCTTCCAGCCCGGCAACCGTACCGGGCACGGCAACCGCTTTCCACCCCAGTATGGACTGGTTGGGAATAACGTTGCCTGCGCTGTCCAGATACATATCCGGCTTAGCCGCTAGTGGTGCTTTTTCCCGGAAATCAAGAAAAACAGAGGGTTTGCCGGGGGGGCGCAGCATCATAAAGCCGCCACCGCCAAGGTTGCCAGCAGCGGGGTACACAACAGCCAGCGCATACCCCATAGCCACGGAGGCATCGGCTGCATTGCCCCCTTTGGCCAGAATGTGCGCCCCAACCTCGGATGCCAGCTTCTGGGCAGAAACCGCCATGCCATGCTTCCCCGGTACCGGGGGGAGGGCAGTCTGCATGGTGGGCGATACTGTGCCGTAAGCCAGAGGGTCTGCCGCGGGCGCGGCCCATACCGTGTTTGCTGTGGTCAGGCACAAGACCGCAAGCACAACGTGACGCATAACATGGGATGAGAGCGTGGTGCCTGCGGCTTTCATGTGCGTTATCCTTTGATTGGGAAAGGTGGGCAGTCGTAACCGGCGGGGGAACGGGTGAAAATTTCGTACCCTGTTTCGGTCACGGCCAGCATATGTTCAAACTGTGCGGACAGGGAACGGTCCCGTGTGACCGCAGTCCAGCCATCGTCCAGAATTTTCACGTCAGCTTTGCCGATGTTGAGCATGGGTTCAATGGTAAACACCATGCCGGCCTTCAGTTTCATGCCCTGACCGGGGGTGCCGTAGTGCAGAATATTAGGCTCGGCATGGAAAACCTGCCCAATGCCATGCCCGCAAAAATCTTCCACAATGGAATAGCGATTTTTTTCGGCGTAGCTCTGAATGGCGTAACCAATATCCCCCAATGTTGCACCGGGGCGCACGGCTTCAATGCCACGCATCAGGCTTTCATAGGTGGCGGTAATCAGTTTGGCAGCTTTGATGGACACCTTGCCCACGGTGTACATGCGGCTGGAATCTCCAAACCAGCCATTCAGCTTGGGGGTCACGTCAATATTGACAATGTCGCCCTCAATCAGTGGCCGGTCGCCCGGAATGCCGTGGCACACAACGTGGTTGACCGAAATACAGCAGGATTTGGGATAACCACGGTAGTTGAGTGGACCGGGTGTGGCACCATGTTCAAGCGTATAGGCATGAATAATGCGGTCAAGTTCGCCTGTGGTTACGCCGGGTTTGACGTAAGGCGTAATCATGTCCAGCGTGGCAGCAGCCAGCTGACCCGCTGCACGCAGGCATTTGAAGTCTTCTTCGGTATGGAGAACGATCCCGCCTCTGCCCGCCATTCTGCACTTCCTCATCGTTGTTGGTGCTTAGGAAAGCAGCAAGATGAAGAGTGCGGGCCACAAAGGCAACCCGCTTTGATTATGCCAGAGGGTCTAAATGACCAGAAAAAGCTCAGGTCCGGTTATGGGCCGTGCTCTGCCGTGCCGTGCTGCGGCGAATGCTGGGGGTGGAAATGGTGTGAACCTTGGCCCCGATAACCGTTGCATGGCGGCCGTGGCTGACCTTTGTAATGGCGGCATGGTGGCGGCGGGCTGTAGGCGCTTCCGCCACTTCAAGCGGAGTATGTTTGCGGTTGGCCGCTGCTATGATTAGCGCGCCACGGTGGCTCCGGTGGCGCAGTGTGCTGGGAGCCTGTGCAACAAGCAGTGGACGGGCCACAGGCGCAACGCCTTCCGCATCAAACCCGTGGTCAAGCTGGTTTGCCATAACAAGGGAGCGCTGGGTGTTGCTGGATGCCCCCATAACCACCCCGACCAGCCGCACGTTATCGCGGATGGCGGAGGTCACAAGGTTACGCCCTGCTTCCTGCGTATAGCCGGTCTTCATGCCATCTGCCCCGGCATAAACCTTGAGCATGGGGTTATGGTTGGGAATGTACCGGCCATGAAAACGGAAGGCAGGGGTGGAGAAGTAGTGGTAATACTCAGGAAAATCGGCAATCAGGCGGCGGCCAAGTGTTGCCAGATCACGCGCAGTGGTCATCTGGTCCGGGTCTGGCAGGCCGGAAGCATTGCGGAACAGGGTCTGGTTCATGCCCATAGCATGGGCCTGCTGGGTCATCATGGCGGCAAACTGGGGTTCGCTGCCGCCCCCAATCAGTTCACCCAGCGCACAGGCCGCATCGTTGGCGGATTTGGTAACCAGCGCCAGCACGGCCTGTTCAACGGTCAGGCGGGAGCCGGGAACCAGCCCAAGCTTGGAGGGCTCCATGGTGGAGGCGTGGATGGAAACAGGAACAGCCTGATTGAGCGATATGGCTCCAGCGCGCAGGGCGTTGAAGGTCATATACAGCGTCATCAGTTTGGTCAGGCTTGCCGGATAACGGCGTAGGTCCGGGTTGGTCTGGGACAGGACAGCGCCGGTTTTGGAATCCATAACAATGGAGCTGATCTGCCCGGCATACTGGGCGTGTGCGTGGCCGACCGTCGTCAAGGCGCCAACCGTTACGCTGGCAAACAGGGCGGCCCACTTACGCAAACGCAGATTTTTAATGCTTTTGCCAGACGTTGGTCTGTTGCCATCTGCCATCTGCCGTAACGCCGGTTTGTTTGCCACTTTTACCCCCACCTACTCCGTATGGAATACTATTCCGCCTACCGTTGGGAATCGCAAGAGCGTGGCGGCAAAAAACTGGCGCTTTGGTGCCCAGAATCCGAATAACCAGAAACATCGTTCTCTTCCGCCATGTTGGGCTGGTGTGTGGCATAAATATGGCACACACGCCGAACATTGGCGCGCGCATCAGCTATTCTGTGGTTATTTCCCTCTTTTATTGTACTTCGGCTTTGCCAATATGGTGATAAGGAACACCTCAGTTTTCAACCCTTGCTTCTGGAGTTCGGTTGCTATGGCCTCGTTTCATTTTCCTGTTCTGCATACAGGCAACGGGCCGTCGCGGCGTGATCAGGGCATGGATTCGGATCGGGATGATGCAGAAATTGGTGTGGTGGTGCGGGCCAAGCCCAAAACCCGTAAGCCCGCCATGTATAAAGTGCTCATGCTGAATGATGATTACACACCCATGGAATTTGTTGTGTACGTTCTGGAGCGCTTTTTTCAGAAGAATCGGGAAGAGGCGACGGACATCATGCTCAATGTCCATCGCAAGGGCGTAGGGGTGTGTGGCGTGTTTACGTATGAGGTGGCGGAGACCAAGGTCTCTCAGGTCATGGATCTGGCGCGCCAGAATCAGCACCCGCTCCAGTGCACCATCGAAAAAGACTGAACAAACGATATCAGGCCCGCCCGACCCGGCCCCCTTTGTGGGGGCTTAATGCCCGTTTGCGCCACAAACAGGGGGGCGTAGCCGTGAGGGCGCATATTTTTGCGCGCCGGGGCTTTTTACAAAAAGCGCGAAAAACCAGCATTCTTGTGCGATGTGAGAACGAAAAATGCGTGAACGCGCGTTTTTTGCGTGGTTATGACTCGCATTTCTTGCCGAAGCAGCCAAATATGTTTTCAGGGCATCCGATCGTGGTCTCTTGGTAGTTTCGCCGCGGTTGGAAAGTCCGGGGAAAGGAGCGTCTCGTCATGTTGTCACGCAATCTTGAGCAGACGCTGCATCGGGCGCTTATTCTGGCCGGAGAACGGCATCATGAATATGCCACGCTAGAGCATCTGCTTCTTGCCCTGGTTGATGATGCGGATGCCGTAACGGTATTCCGCGCCTGTGGGGTTGATCTGGACCGGTTGCGGACAGACCTGACAGGCTTCCTCGACAAGGATCTGGCAGGTCTGGCGTCTGACCGTCCGACTGAACCCAAGCCGACTGCCGCCTTCCAGCGCGTTATCCAGCGTGCGGCTATTCATGTGCAGTCTACCGGCCGGGATGAAGTCACAGGGGCCAACGTACTTGTGGCCCTGTTTGCCGAGCGCGAAAGCCATGCTGTGTACTTCCTGCAATTGCAGGATATGACACGGCTGGATGCGGTAAACTTTCTGTCTCACGGTATTGCCAAGGCTCCCGACCGCACGACCCGCCGCCCTGTTGCAGGGAGCAACTCCGGTGCGGAAAAAGGGGAAGAGCCCGAACGCGCAGAAGCCAAGGCGCAGAAAAGTCAGGACGCGCTCTCGACCTACTGCGTCAATCTGAACGACAAGGCCGCGGCCGGTAAGGTTGACCCGCTGATCGGGCGCGATACGGAAATTGAACGCACGATTCAGATCCTGTGCCGCCGCACCAAAAATAACCCGCTGTATGTAGGTGACCCCGGCGTGGGTAAAACCGCCATTGCAGAAGGGTTGGCCCGCCGGATTGTGGAAGGCAGCGTGCCCGAAGTGCTGCTTAAATCCACCATCTATTCGCTGGATATGGGCGCACTGCTGGCTGGTACCCGCTACCGCGGTGATTTTGAGGAACGCCTCAAAGCCGTTGTTACGGAACTGGATCAGGACCCGCACGCCATCCTGTTTATTGATGAAATCCATACCGTTATCGGTGCAGGTGCCACATCGGGTGGGGCCATGGATGCGTCCAACCTGCTCAAGCCTGCTCTGGCGGCTGGTACGCTGCGGTGCATCGGCTCGACCACGTATAAGGAATTCCGCCAGCACTTTGAGAAAGATCGTGCGCTTGTAAGGCGGTTCCAGAAGATTGATGTGCCCGAGCCCAGCATTGATGATGCGGTCAAGATCCTGCGCGGCCTGAAGGGTAGCTACGAAAAGCACCATAAGGTCCGCTACACGGAAGAGGCCATTCGTGGGGCTGTGGAACTGTCCGCCCGCTACATTCATGATCGCAAATTGCCCGATAAGGCGATTGACGTGATTGATGAGGTCGGAGCCTCCCGCATGCTCCAGCCTGAAGGCCGCCGCCGCAAGACGGTCAACCTGAAGGATGTGGAAGACATCATCGCCCGTATTGCGCGTATTCCGCCCAAAAGCATTTCGGCCGATGACAAGGAAGTGCTGCGGTCTCTGGAACGCGACCTCAAGGGCATGGTGTTCGGGCAGGATCAGGCGATTGATGCCCTGTCCGCTGCCATCAAGCTGGCGCGTGCTGGCCTGCGTGATCCGGAAAAGCCGATTGGCAACTATCTGTTCTCCGGCCCCACAGGGGTTGGTAAAACGGAAGTAGCCCGCCAGCTTGCCAACGCGCTGGGTATTGAGCTGATCCGGTTTGACATGTCTGAATACATGGAGCGGCATTCCATCTCCCGTTTGCTGGGTGCGCCTCCGGGGTATGTCGGGTTTGATCAGGGCGGCCTGCTGACCGATTCCATCGACCAGCATCCGCATGCCGTTCTGCTGCTGGATGAAATCGAAAAGGCTCATCCTGATCTGTACAACGTGCTGCTTCAGGTGATGGATAACGGCCGCCTGACGGACCATAACGGTAAAACGGTCGATTTCAGGAATGTTATCCTGATCATGACCACCAATGCCGGTGCATCCGATATGAGCAAGGAGGCCGTGGGTTTTGGTCGCAAGGTGCGTGAAGGCGAGGATGAAGAGGCTATCAAACGCCTGTTCACCCCCGAGTTCCGTAACCGGCTGGATGCGGTTATTCCGTTTGCACATCTGACGCAGGAGATTGTCGGGCAGGTAGTAGAAAAGTTTGTGCTGCAGCTTGAAGCACAACTGGCTGACCGTCATGTGACCATTGAACTGTCCTCGGCAGCCAAGGAGTGGCTGGCAGAACAGGGGTACGACCGTCTGTATGGCGCACGGCCACTTGGCCGGGTCATTCAGGAATCCATCAAGAAGCCTCTGGCCGAGGAACTACTCTTCGGGCGGCTGGCTAAAGGTGGGGCCGTTAAGATCGGTCTTAAAAATGGTGAACTGGCGTTTGACATTGTGGAAAGCAATGGCAATGCCACGTCCGGCTCTGGTGAGGATGAGCGCGGGAGCGAAAAGGAAGAAGAAGCAGCAGGCTGATCAGGGGATCTGGTCTATAAAGGGAGAAGGGGCTGGCCGGTTTTTCTGGCCAGCCCCTTTTTTTGTCAGTCGTACTGCTTTCCGTTGACAATAACGTAGCCGGGAACACCCCATGAGCGGCCAGTGCCGTGGTGTGTCCAGTCCACACCCTGCTTGCGTGGGGAGTCATAGTAATAACGCCCAACAACTTCTACTGCGTCCCCTTTGGCGACCCATGGCCATGCAGGTGTTTGCATTTCGTCCAGATTGGTCACAATGCGGATGGATACGTTGGGGGCAACGGTTACGTAAAAATACCCATGCCGGCCACTGCGCGTTTTCTTGGCTTTTGGTGAAATGGCCAGAACAGTGCCGCAAATATGCACAGGAACATCTTTTTTGGAGCCACCACTTTCAAACGCCTGCTGCTTGCTCAGAAAATCCTGATTATCGCATGAGGACGGCACCGTGGCGGTCTGGGTATTATCATGCGTCCTGTAGCGCGCCTGAGCGGGGTGGAGGAACAGGGTGGGCAGACTTAACCCGGTACATAATGCCAGCAGGGCCGCGCGATTTTTAAAACGGAGCATGGTTATCCTTATCGAGGTTATGGCGTTTGTGGATATGTTTCATGGCGAGGAGGTCGCCACCTGTCAAATGCGCGTGATCAGGGACGAATAGGCTGGGCAGGAGGAGTTTACAGGCCGTAACAATTTAGGCAAAACAGAGAGATACAGCAGACATTGTTGCGTTTTGGGACCAAATTGGTCGTGCTACTTTTGCGCAGTATTGTTTCGAATACGGATTGAAAGACATATCCCGCATGCAAGACGATATCCTCAAACTTGCTTACGAAGTCTCTCAGATGACGCGGGAAAAAATTCATCTGATAGCTTCCGTTATGAACGAAGCCAAATTTCTGGCCATCAACACCCGCATTGAGGCCGCGCGGGTGGGGCAGGCCGGGGCTGCTTTTGGTTTGCTGGCAGACGAAATGGGGCGTATTTCCACCCGTATTGTCGGTATTGCTTCCGAGTTGCGGAGTGCGACGGATAGCAGTACGGACCGCCTGTTAAAGGCTGGGAATGACCTGCTTTTGCAGGGTAAAGGAGAACGTCTGACAGATCTGGCTCTGAATGTGGTAGATCTGATTGACCGCAATCTGTACGAGCGTTCGTGCGATGTGCGTTGGTGGGCGACCGATAGTGCCGTTGTGCAGGCGTTGGAAAGCGGCACACCGCAGGCCTTCCAGTATGCCTCGGAGCGGCTGGCGACAATTCTGAAATCCTACACTGTTTATCTCGATCTTTTTATTGTCGATATGCAAGGCAAGGTCGTGGCGTGTGGTCGCCCCGAAACGCATCGTAGCTTGCGTGGGTGGGATATGTCGCAGGAAGGATGGTTTACTCAGGCACTTCGCACGCAAAGTGGTGAGGAATACGCCGTGGCAGACGTTGATCGTGTGCAGGCGCTGAATAACGAGCAGGCTGCCATTTACAGCACGGCCATCCGGGCCGGAGGCGAGGCGCGCGGGCAGGTTCTGGGTGTTCTGGGTATTGCGTTTGACTGGGCACCGCAGGCTGAAGCTATTGTTAAAGGCGCGCGCCTCTCTGATATGGAGCGGG
It encodes:
- the map gene encoding type I methionyl aminopeptidase, which gives rise to MAGRGGIVLHTEEDFKCLRAAGQLAAATLDMITPYVKPGVTTGELDRIIHAYTLEHGATPGPLNYRGYPKSCCISVNHVVCHGIPGDRPLIEGDIVNIDVTPKLNGWFGDSSRMYTVGKVSIKAAKLITATYESLMRGIEAVRPGATLGDIGYAIQSYAEKNRYSIVEDFCGHGIGQVFHAEPNILHYGTPGQGMKLKAGMVFTIEPMLNIGKADVKILDDGWTAVTRDRSLSAQFEHMLAVTETGYEIFTRSPAGYDCPPFPIKG
- a CDS encoding lysine-2,3-aminomutase-like protein gives rise to the protein MSSPVKPPFAISRTLRTPDELIAAGMVPPAHRAELQAVGQHYATAVPPAFAALMQSPTDPIGVQVIPSAQELVVSPAERSDPIGDDALSPVPGIVHRYADRALLKPLLVCPLYCRFCFRREHVGPDGGVLDEEALSRALDWLRTHEQIREVILTGGDPLMLSPRRLGEIVQALSGMAHVTTIRVHTRVPVAAPERVTDTLLDALETDKAMWMAVHMNHAREMAPPTRDSLRRIVRRGIPLLGQSVLLRGVNDSEEALEALFRTMVENRMRPYYLHQLDPAPGTAHFHVPVERGQQLLAGLRGRVTGLAWPIYVLDIPGGYGKVPLGPDYILGPKQVRDPEGAVHNLDRL
- the clpA gene encoding ATP-dependent Clp protease ATP-binding subunit ClpA, with the protein product MLSRNLEQTLHRALILAGERHHEYATLEHLLLALVDDADAVTVFRACGVDLDRLRTDLTGFLDKDLAGLASDRPTEPKPTAAFQRVIQRAAIHVQSTGRDEVTGANVLVALFAERESHAVYFLQLQDMTRLDAVNFLSHGIAKAPDRTTRRPVAGSNSGAEKGEEPERAEAKAQKSQDALSTYCVNLNDKAAAGKVDPLIGRDTEIERTIQILCRRTKNNPLYVGDPGVGKTAIAEGLARRIVEGSVPEVLLKSTIYSLDMGALLAGTRYRGDFEERLKAVVTELDQDPHAILFIDEIHTVIGAGATSGGAMDASNLLKPALAAGTLRCIGSTTYKEFRQHFEKDRALVRRFQKIDVPEPSIDDAVKILRGLKGSYEKHHKVRYTEEAIRGAVELSARYIHDRKLPDKAIDVIDEVGASRMLQPEGRRRKTVNLKDVEDIIARIARIPPKSISADDKEVLRSLERDLKGMVFGQDQAIDALSAAIKLARAGLRDPEKPIGNYLFSGPTGVGKTEVARQLANALGIELIRFDMSEYMERHSISRLLGAPPGYVGFDQGGLLTDSIDQHPHAVLLLDEIEKAHPDLYNVLLQVMDNGRLTDHNGKTVDFRNVILIMTTNAGASDMSKEAVGFGRKVREGEDEEAIKRLFTPEFRNRLDAVIPFAHLTQEIVGQVVEKFVLQLEAQLADRHVTIELSSAAKEWLAEQGYDRLYGARPLGRVIQESIKKPLAEELLFGRLAKGGAVKIGLKNGELAFDIVESNGNATSGSGEDERGSEKEEEAAG
- the epmA gene encoding EF-P lysine aminoacylase EpmA, with protein sequence MSVSATSHLPFGSPDPERIRDRLPFLIRRNLVLRGVRAFLEARGCMEVETPCAVPAPGEEVHLLPFQTMQETPDGQHQTLFLHTSPEFAMKRIVAATGLPLFQFARVWRNGEASATHAPEFTMLEWYRPGMALSGLMDETEALLKAVLPPTLCRNACTLDLSLPFERLSIEDAFRRHAGVDLLPTEGQAQALADAAHCTLRDGETWEDLFFRLLLERIEPAIGQTRPTFLTHWPASQAALARKDPTDPRVALRFELYAAGMELANAFEELTDAVEQRQRFSHDRAIRQSLYPTRATWPMDEKLLAALPHMPPCSGIALGFDRLVMLACGAPRIQDVLWIQD
- a CDS encoding DUF3465 domain-containing protein; its protein translation is MLRFKNRAALLALCTGLSLPTLFLHPAQARYRTHDNTQTATVPSSCDNQDFLSKQQAFESGGSKKDVPVHICGTVLAISPKAKKTRSGRHGYFYVTVAPNVSIRIVTNLDEMQTPAWPWVAKGDAVEVVGRYYYDSPRKQGVDWTHHGTGRSWGVPGYVIVNGKQYD
- a CDS encoding D-alanyl-D-alanine carboxypeptidase family protein; translation: MADGNRPTSGKSIKNLRLRKWAALFASVTVGALTTVGHAHAQYAGQISSIVMDSKTGAVLSQTNPDLRRYPASLTKLMTLYMTFNALRAGAISLNQAVPVSIHASTMEPSKLGLVPGSRLTVEQAVLALVTKSANDAACALGELIGGGSEPQFAAMMTQQAHAMGMNQTLFRNASGLPDPDQMTTARDLATLGRRLIADFPEYYHYFSTPAFRFHGRYIPNHNPMLKVYAGADGMKTGYTQEAGRNLVTSAIRDNVRLVGVVMGASSNTQRSLVMANQLDHGFDAEGVAPVARPLLVAQAPSTLRHRSHRGALIIAAANRKHTPLEVAEAPTARRHHAAITKVSHGRHATVIGAKVHTISTPSIRRSTARQSTAHNRT
- a CDS encoding cache domain-containing protein, whose amino-acid sequence is MQDDILKLAYEVSQMTREKIHLIASVMNEAKFLAINTRIEAARVGQAGAAFGLLADEMGRISTRIVGIASELRSATDSSTDRLLKAGNDLLLQGKGERLTDLALNVVDLIDRNLYERSCDVRWWATDSAVVQALESGTPQAFQYASERLATILKSYTVYLDLFIVDMQGKVVACGRPETHRSLRGWDMSQEGWFTQALRTQSGEEYAVADVDRVQALNNEQAAIYSTAIRAGGEARGQVLGVLGIAFDWAPQAEAIVKGARLSDMERGQTRVMLVDAHKRIIAASDGSGLLNEHYKFVPKQERGYYVDGDRLIAYAHTPGYETYKGLGWYGVLETTI
- the ggt gene encoding gamma-glutamyltransferase — translated: MRHVVLAVLCLTTANTVWAAPAADPLAYGTVSPTMQTALPPVPGKHGMAVSAQKLASEVGAHILAKGGNAADASVAMGYALAVVYPAAGNLGGGGFMMLRPPGKPSVFLDFREKAPLAAKPDMYLDSAGNVIPNQSILGWKAVAVPGTVAGLEAVHKRWGHLPRQTVIAPAIKLARDGFVLEEGDVELLNTSTAAFRKDPYASKIFLRPDGSPLQPGDRLVQKDLARSLELIAQKGADAFYKGPITASILAQSQAHGGILQAEDFAHYQPRELPPITCSYRGLLVETAPPPSAGGIALCEMLEILAGYDMHALGLHSAPALQHEIEAMRHAYSDRRNLGDPAFIHNPVSSLLDPAYIASVRAHMPTDRAIPSADLRAGDASPEKPETTQFSVIDQNGFAISTTYTLNGWFGAKVVGGDTGIVMNDEMDDFSIKPGARNMFGIPGSKANAIAPGKTPLSSMAPTIISRNDRPVMVIGSPGGSRIPTTILSVILGVVDYGLNIQQAIDLPRLHEQWMPESVEVETGALTPQVQQTLEQEGYSFVLHAPWGIPEGILIGGPDLNTKGAARFYGGADRRHPGGAAIGE
- the clpS gene encoding ATP-dependent Clp protease adapter ClpS, with amino-acid sequence MASFHFPVLHTGNGPSRRDQGMDSDRDDAEIGVVVRAKPKTRKPAMYKVLMLNDDYTPMEFVVYVLERFFQKNREEATDIMLNVHRKGVGVCGVFTYEVAETKVSQVMDLARQNQHPLQCTIEKD